A genome region from Panicum virgatum strain AP13 chromosome 4K, P.virgatum_v5, whole genome shotgun sequence includes the following:
- the LOC120703582 gene encoding mediator of RNA polymerase II transcription subunit 6-like, with translation MSATPLPPLGQPPPPPGTDGAGGLPPPPGTDMTGICFRDQLWLNSYPLDRNLVFDYFAISPFYDITCNNESLRSRQIHPLDMSHLTKMTGMEYVLSEVMEPHLFVIRKQKRESPEKSSAMLAYYILDGSIYQAPQLCNVFASRISRAMHHISKAFTVACSKLEKIGNVETESDAAASESKTQKEAIDLKELKRIDHILSSLKRKIGAAPPPPPYPEGYVPPSAEQEKAPDDVLASEAPPQLDPIIDQGPAKRPRFQ, from the exons ATGTCGGCGACGCCGCTGCCCCCGCTGGGgcagccgcctccgcccccgGGGACCGACGGCGCGGGCGGGCTCCCGCCCCCGCCGGGCACGGACATGACGGGGATCTGCTTCCGCGACCAGCTGTGGCTCAACAGCTACCCGCTCGACCGCAACCTCGTCTTCGACTACTTCGCTATCTCCCCCTTCTACGACATCACCTGCAACAACGAGTCCCTCCGCTCGCGACAAATCCACCCCCTCGACATGTCCCACCTCAC GAAGATGACCGGGATGGAGTACGTGCTGAGTGAGGTGATGGAGCCGCACCTGTTCGTGATCCGGAAGCAGAAGCGGGAGAGCCCCGAGAAATCAAGCGCCATGCTCGCGTACTACATCCTTGACGGCTCCATCTACCAGGCGCCACAGCTCTGCAACGTCTTCGCCTCACGCATA AGTAGGGCTATGCATCATATATCAAAAGCCTTCACTGTGGCATGCTCAAAGTTGGAGAAGATCGGGAATG TGGAAACCGAGTCTGATGCAGCAGCCTCTGAATCAAAGACACAAAAGGAAGCAATCGACCTGAAGGAACTTAAAAGAATTGATCATATCCTCTCATCCTTGAAACGGAAG ATAGGCGCtgcccctccccctccacctTATCCTGAGGGCTATGTTCCGCCATCAGCAGAACAAGAGAAAGCACCAGATGATGTACTTGCATCAGAGGCACCGCCTCAACTTGACCCTATCATTGATCAAGGCCCCGCAAAAAGACCAAGATTCCAATGA